The genomic stretch CAAAGAGCGCTACTGCTGCCCGAAAGAGGACGCCTTCGCGAATCAGACCCAAACCGCGCAGCAGCTCCTCCGGCTCCCGACTGCCAGGTTCGTTCAACCGACCAATCCGCACTCCCTCCGCCACAGTATTGCGGATTTCCACCGTGTCCAAATCGTCGACAGTCCATCCGGTGGCGGGCTGGTTTTCCCAGCGCTGCTCGTTGTGCATGCGCTCGAAGAGCATCCGGTTGTATTCGTCGACCGACATGGTCCGTGTCGTGTTCCCCACGCGCCGATAGGAGGCTCCCCGGTATTGATACGGCGGCGAGGCACCCCGACTCACGCGAATCGCGACCACCTCCAAGTCCCCGGATACTCGGACTCTCTCGATCTCTGGAAACGTCGGCGGATCTATTCGTTGTATCTCGGCGCTTACCTCCTCCAGCGTCCGTTCGCTCACCTGCTGACCCACGATGCTGCCTTCCGGCGTGACGCCGAACAAAACGTACCCGCCGCGCCGATTGAGCATGGCGCACACGGTCGCTGCAGCCTCGCGTCGCGTTCTCGTCGTGGCCTTCAACTCCAGCGTCTCGGATTCGCCGGATGCAACGAGCGCCGAAATCTGTTCAGGAGTCATGCGTGCATCTCCGCCACCAGCCGTCGAACCTTCACTCTTGACCCTGGTCGTCGTCGACTAGGCCGAGTTCCCTTAGCGGGACGTTGAAGAAAGACTCCCTTGCCCGTGCCCGGCGACATCTTCAAACGAGCCCTTCTGACCACTTCGCGAGAAACAGGGCCTGATACCTCGGTTCAGGGTAAAAGCAGCACCGCCGCGAAGAATCTTGCCAGCGGAGCGCCCCTAGACAAAACCAGGGAGTCATTCGTAATTCTCAATCGGCAGTTGAATGCCTAAGTCAAGGTCCGCCACGGCCTTGACAACCACCTGGGCTGGGATTCCGGCATAGTGCGGAGAGAACGCATCGTTCTGTTGATACTGACCCGTAGCATCCACAATAGAGAGGCCCGCGATGTACCCGTCGTCGGACATGACGGGGCCGCCACTGTTCCCCGGTCTAGAGACTGCGGAATAAAGGAACAAGCTGTCCCCGTTCAATGAAGTGACCGACTGGTTCGTCACCGCTCCTTGCTGCATCGTCACGGACGCTTCCCTGAGCCCTGGGAGCTTCGGATATCCAAGCGTATAAACGGTCTGTGCCACGACTGGAGCTTGAAAGATCGCTCCCTTTAACGGAGACAATGGCGGCCCATTCACTCGCATCACTGCCACGTCAACCTTGGGATGCGCATGGACAGATTCGTTGTTGACCGTGTACGCTTGGCCCTGAAACGTCTGCTGCTCGTCAACTTCCTTCATGTCGGAAAGCACGTGCCGGCAGGTAAGTACGAAGCATGGGTGGACGACGAGCCCTGTCCCAGCAACCGCAGCGCCATCCCGGTTGGTCCCGGTGATGTGGAAGTCGTGTCCGGTGAGCGGTTCCGCATTTCCCCCGTTCGGCTGCTCCTTGCCAAGGGCCTTGTGGTTGGACGCTGGGTTCGTAGCACTGAAGAAACTGCAAGCCAACAGCACGAGCTTCAGTCTGGACGCCAATCCCCACGGCGCATTCATGGTGTCTTTGCCAAATAACTGATTCGGTTCCATCGGCGTCGATGCCTACCAGGTCCTCTTTAGCCAGCATTGTACGGCCCCAAGCAAGGCGAATCAATTATGGGCATTACATTGGAGTCACATGAGCCTCAACTGGAGATCGTTTTGCTGTTCAGCCTCGCCATGGTCCGCTTCCCTTCACTGCTCTACTCCTGCAGGATGTTCGCCCCGATGCTCTCCGCCACCCTGGCCGTCGACTCCTGCACGGAGTCTCGCGCCAAATAAGCGTACCGTGCCGTCGTCCGCACCTTCTGGTGCCCCAGGACCTCTCCGATCATGGATAGACCCTCTCCCAGCACGTCCTCTCAGCGAAGCCCCAGGACCGCTCGTGGTGCTTCTCCACCTTGTAGCCGCGAACAAACTGGCAGGGGTTTGACACAAGCGGAATGCCGGTTGTAGTTCTTTAGGCTCCGCGCACGAGACTGCCATCGAGGACGAGCATGCTGACCAGGGAAGACAACGACATCTTGACACAGGTAGGCCCGGGCACTCCCATGGGCACGCTGATGCGGCGCTACTGGGTGCCGGTGGTCCTTTCGAGCGAGCTGGAGGCGGGGGGCCGGACCAAGCGGGTACGCATCCTGGGCGAGAGCATGGTGGCGTTTCGCACCAGTCGGGGCGAGGCCGGCCTGCTGGGCGAACTGTGCTCGCACCGGCGCGTGTCGCTCTACTACGGACGCGTGGAGCCGGACGGGCTGCGCTGCTGTTACCACGGCTGGAAGTACGGACTCGACGGACGTTGCCTGGAGATGCCCAACGAGTCACCGGAGACGGACTTCAAGCACGCGGTGCGGCATCCCGCCTACCCCTGCCGCGAGCGCGGCGGGGTGGTGTGGGCGTTCATGGGTGATCCCGCGCATGTGACCGACCTGCCGGACTTCGAGTGGCTGGGGCTGGCGGACAACCAGCGCTTCATCTCCAAGTACTACCAGAGCAACAACTACTTTCAGGCCTTGGAGGGCGGCA from Deltaproteobacteria bacterium encodes the following:
- a CDS encoding serine protease codes for the protein MEPNQLFGKDTMNAPWGLASRLKLVLLACSFFSATNPASNHKALGKEQPNGGNAEPLTGHDFHITGTNRDGAAVAGTGLVVHPCFVLTCRHVLSDMKEVDEQQTFQGQAYTVNNESVHAHPKVDVAVMRVNGPPLSPLKGAIFQAPVVAQTVYTLGYPKLPGLREASVTMQQGAVTNQSVTSLNGDSLFLYSAVSRPGNSGGPVMSDDGYIAGLSIVDATGQYQQNDAFSPHYAGIPAQVVVKAVADLDLGIQLPIENYE